A stretch of the Balneolales bacterium ANBcel1 genome encodes the following:
- a CDS encoding fructosamine kinase family protein, producing the protein MISSDPLQTYLQKRFNSNITDQRPVGGGCINDTTRLKLSDGTTLFVKRNRHSLHDMFVKEAKGLQLLAGATSGLRVPEVVGILEDQPSDSSWLLLSFIEEGRSTGDFDQRFGRALAELHRHTADKYGLDHDNYIGRLPQKNDYREEWIRFFIECRIEPQFAMARQHGYFSGNTRSSLDQLFKALPDLIPDEPPSLLHGDLWGGNYLCDNENRPVLIDPAVYYGHREMEIAFTRMFGGFGRGFYQGYEEAWPMASGFSQRQDIYNLYPLLVHVNLFGGSYASQAESVIRRFS; encoded by the coding sequence ATGATTTCTTCCGACCCTCTTCAGACATACCTGCAGAAGCGTTTCAACAGCAACATCACCGATCAGCGGCCCGTTGGCGGCGGATGCATCAACGATACCACCCGCCTGAAGCTATCGGACGGCACCACTCTTTTCGTAAAACGGAACCGGCATTCCCTGCATGACATGTTTGTGAAGGAGGCCAAGGGCCTGCAGCTGCTGGCCGGCGCCACCTCCGGGTTGAGAGTTCCCGAGGTGGTCGGAATCCTGGAGGATCAACCGTCCGACAGCTCCTGGCTCCTGCTCTCCTTCATCGAGGAAGGCCGGAGTACCGGGGATTTTGACCAGCGATTCGGCCGCGCCCTGGCGGAGCTCCACCGGCATACCGCCGACAAATACGGCCTCGACCATGACAACTACATCGGCAGGCTCCCGCAAAAGAACGATTACCGGGAGGAGTGGATTCGCTTTTTTATCGAATGCCGCATTGAACCCCAGTTTGCCATGGCTCGACAGCACGGCTATTTCAGCGGAAATACCCGATCTTCCCTGGATCAACTTTTCAAGGCGCTGCCCGATTTGATTCCCGATGAGCCGCCTTCGCTGCTGCACGGCGATCTCTGGGGAGGCAATTACTTGTGCGACAACGAAAATCGTCCGGTTCTGATAGACCCGGCCGTCTACTATGGACACCGGGAAATGGAAATAGCCTTCACCAGAATGTTTGGCGGTTTCGGCAGAGGGTTCTACCAGGGATATGAAGAAGCCTGGCCGATGGCGTCCGGTTTTTCACAGCGTCAGGATATCTACAATCTCTACCCGCTGCTGGTGCATGTAAATCTGTTCGGCGGCTCCTATGCCTCTCAGGCTGAATCGGTTATCAGGCGTTTTTCTTAG
- a CDS encoding tetratricopeptide repeat protein, translating to MAALAASVFSACSTSEPVTETGNGITEEQTVRESAEIEARSLFIRGITAMQLDDLYVAEIHLNKAHELKPGEPGILFALADLYYDLGDMVNGIHYNRQAVALAPENRWYRIQLARGHHAGGNYEEAISQLDTILQQRPSDIGILRMKARIHNEQGNYEASNQTYQRILDLTGPDLTTHYQRITNFNRLDDTRAVIDELRTVLQLDPGNMNALMMLSQLYLDEGADEEAQNALEQALKRNPRNPELLVNLADIHIGNEQWDQAGALLNELISDPSVSPGNKFEIMQFIISRFASDPDDLPLRETAETLVTSLLETEPDHGMSHAMAAEFYLTARKEDKALLHLRKTTELMPENDAAWRQLIQTHYVAGNYEQAVETGKKADEYVPEDAFIHFFVGGSYFLKARLEEAAVWLASASELPARPQFRSVILGTLADTYAALERWDQADLNYEEAIALNPENDVALNNYAFYLSERNERLDQAKEMAIRALEINPDNSAFLDTMGWIYFKMGEYENAYKYIRASIETGDASAEVLEHMGDVYDKLGEPDRAHYWWQKALEEDESRTHLKERLHIN from the coding sequence GTGGCAGCTCTTGCCGCCAGCGTTTTTTCTGCCTGTTCCACAAGTGAGCCGGTAACCGAAACCGGCAACGGGATAACCGAAGAGCAAACTGTCCGGGAGAGCGCCGAAATTGAGGCTCGTTCGCTTTTTATTCGCGGGATTACCGCCATGCAGCTGGACGATCTATATGTCGCTGAAATCCATCTGAACAAAGCGCATGAGCTAAAACCCGGTGAGCCGGGAATCCTGTTTGCACTGGCGGACCTCTACTACGATCTGGGGGATATGGTCAACGGGATCCACTACAACCGGCAGGCGGTGGCGCTGGCGCCCGAAAACCGGTGGTATCGCATTCAGTTGGCCCGTGGCCATCACGCCGGCGGCAACTACGAAGAGGCAATAAGCCAGCTCGACACCATCCTGCAACAGCGCCCTTCCGACATCGGCATTCTCCGCATGAAGGCCCGTATCCACAATGAGCAGGGCAATTACGAAGCCTCGAACCAGACCTATCAGAGAATTCTGGACCTGACCGGTCCCGACCTTACCACCCACTATCAGCGCATCACCAATTTCAACCGGCTGGATGACACCAGAGCCGTCATTGACGAGCTCCGGACCGTTCTGCAGCTGGATCCCGGAAATATGAACGCCCTGATGATGCTCAGTCAGCTTTACCTGGATGAAGGGGCGGATGAAGAAGCGCAAAATGCCCTTGAACAGGCGCTCAAGCGCAACCCCCGAAACCCGGAATTGCTGGTCAATCTGGCCGATATCCACATCGGCAACGAGCAATGGGATCAAGCCGGGGCCCTGCTGAATGAGCTGATCAGCGACCCCTCGGTATCTCCGGGCAACAAATTTGAAATCATGCAATTCATCATCAGCCGGTTTGCAAGCGATCCCGATGACCTGCCGCTCAGGGAAACGGCCGAAACCCTGGTGACTTCACTGCTGGAAACCGAGCCCGACCACGGAATGTCGCACGCCATGGCGGCGGAATTCTATCTCACCGCGCGAAAGGAGGACAAAGCGCTCCTTCACCTCCGGAAAACCACGGAGCTGATGCCGGAGAATGATGCCGCATGGCGACAACTCATACAGACCCATTATGTCGCCGGAAATTACGAACAGGCTGTGGAAACCGGGAAGAAAGCCGACGAATACGTACCTGAGGACGCATTCATTCACTTCTTTGTCGGCGGCTCCTACTTTTTGAAAGCCCGCCTTGAAGAGGCTGCCGTCTGGCTGGCATCGGCCTCGGAGCTGCCGGCACGCCCGCAGTTCCGGTCGGTGATCCTGGGCACGCTGGCCGACACCTATGCCGCGCTGGAACGCTGGGACCAGGCCGATCTGAACTACGAAGAGGCCATTGCCCTGAACCCTGAAAACGACGTTGCCCTGAATAACTATGCCTTTTACCTGAGTGAAAGAAACGAACGCCTCGACCAGGCGAAAGAGATGGCTATCAGGGCGCTGGAAATCAATCCGGATAACTCCGCCTTCCTGGATACCATGGGCTGGATCTATTTCAAGATGGGAGAGTATGAGAACGCCTACAAGTATATTCGGGCTTCCATCGAAACAGGCGACGCCAGCGCCGAAGTGTTGGAGCATATGGGAGATGTATACGACAAGCTGGGAGAGCCGGACCGGGCCCATTACTGGTGGCAAAAAGCGCTGGAAGAGGACGAATCGCGCACACATCTCAAAGAGCGCCTTCATATCAATTGA
- a CDS encoding DUF4292 domain-containing protein has translation MKNRIVPFSAHRHPLISLFFLALVLASCAPPEILRLEPGTFERSEIEKEDFFNEYIASGDTLYAISGRASAQVSEPGHSERLTVRFRSNRDYSLLSLRNNLGIEGGRIYSDPDSVIIFNRLEDVAHKMSHDTAAWFYLNGIGAINLIRILHPVTGPDQIAGLFENPDYYLVETTEGGRHYIDREHRQLRRTELHSRRPEEYSTFHFENYTEIDGHRLPARIQILSYDEKSNIFFVIRSLEINPSDLDFDIAIPQDIEIIRL, from the coding sequence ATGAAAAACCGGATTGTGCCCTTTTCTGCTCATCGGCATCCGCTGATATCCCTCTTTTTTCTGGCCCTGGTGCTTGCCTCCTGCGCACCTCCGGAAATACTCAGGTTGGAACCCGGCACATTCGAACGATCTGAAATCGAAAAGGAAGACTTTTTCAATGAGTACATCGCATCCGGAGATACCCTGTATGCAATCAGCGGCCGTGCCAGCGCCCAGGTGAGCGAACCCGGGCACAGCGAACGGCTGACCGTGCGGTTCCGGTCAAACCGAGACTACAGCCTGCTCTCCCTGCGTAACAATCTGGGGATTGAGGGCGGCCGCATCTACAGCGACCCCGATTCCGTGATCATCTTCAACCGGCTGGAAGATGTTGCTCACAAAATGTCGCATGACACTGCCGCCTGGTTCTACCTGAACGGCATCGGTGCGATCAATTTGATCCGGATTCTCCACCCCGTCACCGGACCGGATCAGATTGCCGGGCTCTTTGAAAACCCGGACTATTATCTTGTCGAAACTACCGAAGGCGGCCGCCATTATATCGACAGGGAACACAGGCAGCTCAGGCGAACCGAGCTCCATTCCCGTCGCCCGGAAGAGTACAGCACATTTCATTTCGAAAACTACACCGAAATTGACGGACACCGGCTTCCGGCCCGGATCCAGATATTGAGTTATGATGAGAAATCGAATATTTTTTTCGTCATACGATCGCTGGAAATTAATCCGAGTGACCTCGATTTCGACATCGCCATTCCCCAGGATATCGAAATTATCCGGTTATGA
- a CDS encoding peptidoglycan DD-metalloendopeptidase family protein, translated as MSRSQILISLLLLSLLLAAPPALHGQNYQNLRMQLEEQQEKARADIQSLRRQIIGFQDQISSAEDEYTRNYEQFQNLQREISLRNAVIRTMEQERASILEELRLTQNQIDDLNRDLQTLIDNYKSTLTYIYKHGRIPEEVLLLTSASLNQMLVRSYYLNRFEDHRQKQAQQIYDMQEELETRERELEDARSRNRQNIAETEEERQRLELRKEEQQRQIARLQRDRERLEQRLSATRNEAENMESTLSELIEEEARIRQAEQERLRRLEQERMRRLANAENIRSRREREAQIDRFSRPVEPADRPTDEQLRAIENSFEEQKGRLPWPVASGVVSARFGNRVNPVYGTSINNPGIEILTDARSEVRSVHDGYVFAVQPIPGFGNCIFVKHGRYITVYGNLTEILVERNAFVEEGDVIGASGDENSLKGPSLFFMIREQSTNLDPETWFSSR; from the coding sequence ATGAGCCGTTCCCAAATTCTCATATCGCTGTTGCTGCTGTCGCTGCTGCTGGCTGCCCCGCCTGCTCTCCACGGCCAGAATTACCAGAACCTCCGGATGCAACTGGAAGAGCAGCAGGAGAAGGCAAGGGCCGATATCCAGTCACTTCGCCGTCAAATCATCGGGTTTCAGGATCAGATTTCCAGCGCCGAGGATGAATACACCCGCAACTACGAACAGTTCCAGAATCTCCAGCGCGAAATATCGCTCCGCAACGCCGTCATTCGCACCATGGAGCAGGAACGAGCCTCCATCCTCGAGGAATTGCGTCTCACTCAGAATCAGATCGATGACCTGAACCGGGACCTGCAAACCCTCATCGACAACTACAAGTCCACCCTGACCTACATCTACAAACATGGCCGCATTCCCGAGGAAGTGCTGCTTCTCACCTCCGCGTCCCTGAACCAGATGCTGGTACGCTCCTACTACCTCAACCGCTTTGAAGACCATCGCCAGAAGCAGGCGCAGCAAATTTATGACATGCAGGAGGAGCTGGAGACACGGGAACGAGAGCTGGAGGATGCGCGCAGCCGAAACCGGCAGAATATTGCCGAGACCGAGGAGGAACGGCAGCGGCTGGAACTGCGCAAGGAGGAGCAACAGCGCCAGATAGCCCGGCTGCAGCGTGACCGTGAACGGCTGGAGCAACGGCTCAGCGCCACCCGCAATGAGGCTGAAAACATGGAAAGCACGCTCTCCGAGCTGATTGAAGAGGAGGCCCGGATCCGGCAGGCGGAACAGGAACGCCTGAGACGCCTGGAACAGGAGCGCATGCGACGGCTGGCCAACGCCGAAAACATCCGGAGCCGCCGGGAACGGGAAGCGCAGATCGACCGGTTTTCAAGGCCTGTGGAACCTGCCGACAGGCCGACCGATGAGCAGCTCCGGGCGATTGAAAACTCGTTTGAGGAGCAAAAAGGCCGGCTTCCGTGGCCGGTTGCCTCCGGCGTGGTCTCAGCCCGGTTCGGAAACCGCGTGAATCCCGTCTACGGAACCAGCATCAACAATCCGGGCATCGAAATCCTTACCGACGCCCGAAGCGAAGTCAGGTCGGTTCACGACGGCTATGTTTTTGCGGTTCAGCCGATTCCCGGCTTCGGAAACTGCATATTTGTGAAGCACGGCAGGTACATAACCGTTTACGGCAACCTGACCGAGATTCTTGTGGAACGAAATGCTTTTGTGGAGGAGGGGGATGTGATTGGCGCCTCCGGCGATGAAAACTCCCTGAAAGGCCCTTCGCTCTTCTTCATGATCCGGGAACAGAGCACCAACCTCGACCCTGAAACCTGGTTTTCTAGCAGATAA
- a CDS encoding M14 family zinc carboxypeptidase yields the protein MARFFPRHIAPLYVILFICLFPGFLAAGSGIQSPAQFLGYEPGDRFTRHHEIKAYFKHIAAASPLVELYQYGESYQGRPLFVAIVSSEENIRARDTIRINNRRAAGLESGMVEGRTAAIAWMSYGLHGNESSSPEAAMLTLYELVSGQITSVGHTPGEVAQWLDRTLVIMDPVLNPDGRQRYVSWFEQTVGRHPDPRMETREHDEPWPGGRSNHYYFDLNRDWAWQVQQESQQRAALYHMWMPHVHADFHEMHVNDYFFPPSAEPFHNAITPWQREFQHKVGDNHSAYFDRRGERYFTREIFDLFYPGYGDTWPTFNGAIGMTYEQMGHGRAGTAMIRANGDTLTLAQRLMNQHVVGLSTVEVTAANSERLKDEFTEYFRKGAEAPAGDHDFYVIGGENHPDRMKALLDFLDRQEIRYFHAVDGRRMSGRNYLTGRDETRRTSGKDIVIPLAQPKSALTRILFEPNPELPDSNTYDITAWALPYAYGVQAWAADGRVRMDEAAVRVEPRYRPLKGAPNEPADDSGQTDVAGHYAYAIPWGDVNDAAFLAGLMQEGIHVQLAEKRFTTGGETFEPGSMVIVSGANRQVSSDRLYRLVDYYAARYDRRVTALESGRVASGPDFGSPQLHLAGAPAVAVPAGAGVNVANLGEIRHFFDYRLEYPLAVFNLERLSSFPLDDYDVLILPDGSYLGGDRFDWDAVMEWVAAGGRVIAFPDAVRALAGREETALILRDWEEGTDMEREQARFEDRRRAGLSRQISGAVFRVTLDDSHPLAFGLGSDYAALKRGSLAIDPLSGGWNVGMYAGDSMVLGGWAGSEALELQEGALAIGNLRHGSGQIVLFADNPLFRGFWRNGELLLSNALFQMAIIH from the coding sequence ATGGCTCGTTTTTTCCCGCGGCACATTGCGCCGTTGTATGTCATTCTGTTCATCTGTCTGTTCCCGGGGTTCCTGGCCGCCGGATCCGGAATTCAGTCACCGGCGCAGTTTCTTGGCTATGAGCCGGGCGACCGCTTTACACGGCACCACGAGATCAAGGCCTATTTTAAGCATATCGCGGCGGCCAGCCCGCTGGTGGAGCTGTATCAGTACGGCGAGAGCTACCAGGGAAGGCCGCTGTTCGTGGCGATCGTGAGTTCGGAGGAGAACATCCGGGCCCGGGATACCATCCGCATCAACAACCGCCGCGCAGCCGGACTCGAGTCCGGCATGGTTGAGGGCCGCACGGCCGCCATCGCCTGGATGAGCTACGGACTGCACGGAAATGAGTCATCCAGCCCGGAAGCGGCCATGCTGACACTTTATGAGCTGGTTTCGGGGCAGATTACATCCGTCGGTCATACACCGGGGGAGGTCGCCCAGTGGCTGGACCGCACCCTGGTGATCATGGATCCGGTGTTGAACCCGGACGGGCGGCAGCGTTACGTCTCCTGGTTCGAACAGACCGTCGGAAGGCATCCCGACCCGCGTATGGAAACCAGGGAACATGACGAACCATGGCCGGGCGGACGCTCCAACCACTATTATTTTGATCTGAACCGCGACTGGGCCTGGCAGGTTCAGCAAGAGTCGCAGCAACGCGCGGCGTTGTATCATATGTGGATGCCGCATGTCCATGCCGATTTTCATGAGATGCATGTCAACGACTACTTCTTCCCGCCATCGGCGGAGCCGTTTCACAATGCCATCACCCCGTGGCAGCGGGAGTTTCAGCACAAAGTCGGCGATAATCACTCCGCCTATTTCGACCGGCGCGGAGAACGCTATTTTACACGGGAGATCTTCGACCTGTTCTATCCAGGCTATGGCGATACCTGGCCGACATTCAACGGTGCCATTGGCATGACCTACGAGCAGATGGGCCATGGCCGGGCCGGCACCGCCATGATCCGGGCCAATGGCGATACGCTCACGCTTGCACAGCGCCTCATGAACCAGCATGTTGTCGGACTCTCCACCGTTGAAGTTACCGCCGCCAACAGTGAGCGGCTTAAGGACGAGTTTACGGAATATTTCCGCAAGGGGGCTGAAGCGCCGGCCGGTGATCATGATTTTTATGTGATCGGGGGTGAGAATCACCCGGATCGCATGAAGGCGCTGCTGGATTTTCTGGATCGGCAGGAAATCCGCTATTTCCACGCAGTCGACGGCCGCCGTATGAGCGGTCGGAACTATCTGACCGGCCGGGATGAGACACGCCGCACCTCAGGAAAGGATATCGTGATCCCCCTTGCTCAGCCGAAATCCGCGCTCACCAGAATCCTTTTTGAGCCCAATCCCGAACTGCCCGATTCCAACACCTACGACATTACCGCATGGGCGCTGCCCTACGCCTATGGGGTGCAGGCCTGGGCGGCCGATGGCAGAGTACGCATGGATGAAGCGGCGGTGCGGGTGGAACCCCGGTATCGACCGTTGAAAGGAGCTCCGAACGAACCGGCCGATGATTCCGGGCAAACCGACGTCGCCGGCCACTATGCCTATGCCATCCCCTGGGGGGATGTCAATGACGCCGCTTTTCTGGCGGGGTTGATGCAGGAGGGGATCCATGTGCAGCTCGCAGAAAAACGTTTTACCACCGGCGGAGAGACCTTCGAACCCGGTTCCATGGTCATTGTTTCGGGGGCAAACCGTCAGGTTTCATCCGACCGGCTGTACCGTCTTGTGGATTATTATGCGGCAAGGTATGATCGCCGGGTTACAGCGCTTGAATCCGGTCGTGTTGCATCGGGACCCGATTTCGGTTCGCCGCAACTGCACCTTGCCGGGGCGCCCGCTGTTGCGGTACCGGCCGGAGCCGGGGTCAATGTCGCCAATCTGGGCGAAATCCGGCACTTTTTTGATTATCGCCTGGAGTACCCTCTGGCAGTTTTCAACCTGGAGCGCCTTTCATCGTTTCCACTGGATGATTATGATGTGCTGATACTGCCGGACGGGAGCTATCTCGGCGGGGATCGCTTTGACTGGGACGCTGTCATGGAGTGGGTGGCCGCCGGTGGAAGAGTGATCGCGTTTCCGGATGCGGTTCGCGCACTGGCCGGACGGGAGGAGACCGCACTGATTCTCCGGGATTGGGAAGAGGGAACCGACATGGAGAGGGAGCAGGCCCGTTTTGAAGATCGGCGGCGTGCCGGTTTGTCCCGGCAAATCAGTGGTGCCGTGTTCCGGGTAACCCTGGATGACAGTCACCCGCTGGCCTTTGGACTGGGTTCCGACTATGCAGCCCTGAAACGGGGGTCGCTGGCGATCGATCCGCTTTCCGGCGGCTGGAATGTCGGGATGTATGCCGGGGACTCCATGGTACTGGGCGGATGGGCCGGAAGCGAGGCGCTGGAGCTTCAGGAGGGAGCCCTGGCCATCGGCAACCTGCGTCACGGCAGTGGGCAAATAGTGCTCTTCGCAGACAATCCGCTGTTTCGCGGGTTTTGGAGAAATGGCGAACTGCTGTTGTCCAACGCGCTGTTTCAAATGGCGATCATCCACTGA